AGGTTGGTTAGGTATATCTTGAACAAATTTACAAAAATGCCCTTAGGAATCCCTTGATTTCAGATGTTAGATTAGAAATGATTCAAAGGCCAAGATATGTTCTCACATAAGATAGTGTTCTCACATAGAGGGGGTGTTCTCACATGAGCCTtcctctctctatatatatatatatatatatatatatatatatatatatatatatatatatatatatatatatatatatatatatatatattgttagATTTGTGTTAAGCTATATTTTTCAAttatcaatatatataatagtttttactaatatataatTGGCAAATGATATAGAAAGCCTTAAGGGCTGCATATAAGCATTAATTAGTCTAGATATTATCTTAAATTTTCAATACAAAAATAAGATctttgtattttattaaatagCCACATTAATTCCATATTACAAGTTATGAATAACGTAGGAAAAAGAGAATGCCTCCACAtttgttaaaaaataaatatatataaaaaaactgAATGATCAGTTGAACTCATTGAAGTTCTACTACCCACGGAACTATGTAATTTTCCATAATGACTCCCAACCAAAACTATGTAATTTGCCATAATTACTCCCAACCAAAACTATGGAATTTTCCGTAATTAGTGTAGAAAATTTCCAATAATTCCATTTTTCATTTTATAATTTATTCCGAGATCTCTCTgtaaattaatcaataattcatTCAATCATAGTAGATTTTTTCGATTTTATTCTCCGGACGATGCTTACAAAAACATAGATAAGTAAAGTTTTTACAGTAGTGTATATGCATGTTTATAAACGTAGACTTGTGAAAAGATCACCTTCCTTGAAATTGTGTTGTTGCATTTTATCGTATGAGTAAAACACGGAGTATTAAACAACAATGCACAAAGATAATAAATGCACTCAATAGGTACATCCCATTGCACAATGATAATAAATGCATCAATTGAGTTtagcatgagtggttaagggcctatttctccttaaccaaggtctcgggtttgagctttgggaatggaaaaaatctcaactgggagggatgctgcccaacgaggtacccatgcaaactcccgcgggaTATTATTCCACTCACCGAAAGCGGTGGGAAGTCCTCGtagtagaaaaaaaaagaaaaaaaaatgtacatCCCATTAAAACTAAAATATAAAATTGATTGATTAAGGAATTAAGGAGCATTAAATCGTTTAAcaattacggagtactacgtAATTAGTAGTAATGGTCTTTGATGTAGATTCCTTTGGAATTTTAAATAAGCATTGATTATAGAAATTTGctaatttttaaaaccctataTAATTCAATATATATATGGTCAAGTTAATGCATTGTTAAGTGTGTCAATCAAATTGTTGTAAGTATTTTGAAAAGAATGGAATATGTATTGTATTTTGACCGACACATAGTTTTAGGAGTTTGAGttgaattaattaataaattaattacaagTGGGATAATGGGTTGATTATTTAGAaaaaattgattctaaaaatacaacctTTCAGCGGTCTGCTTAAAAATGATTGACTTTTTGTTTAACTAAGAATAACACAAAGTTAGACATATCTTCTTTTAAAAGGCTCTTCTCAACAATGATTTGCTACAATAGGTAATATAAAAATCCACCGGACAAATTAAATaacttttatttataaaattaacaagaataaaagaatattgtaatttattacttattatagCAAGTCATTTTAGAAGATAGCCCTTTAAAATAAGATAGGTCCAAAAGGTATTATTCTTAGTTAAACGAAAAGTCAGCTCTTTTCAAACAGATTGTTTACaggttgtatttttagaatttttccaattaattatcgattttcatataatacccctcaattttaacaaaattcaccaaataccctcgagtTTCCAAAATTCACCACATATCCCTAATATTCAataaaattcaccaaatactctTATTGACATTATCAACTCCTAATTAACCTAACCATTAACCGCCTAATTAAACCAtatatttggtgaattttggaAATTCGAAGAGCATTTCATGATTATTGTGAAAATTAcgggatatttcatgaaaaaaagaacatttattGTAAGAAGATCAATATAACTAGAAGTGGAAACCACGAGGTTaaaaaaataagagaaaaaacacaccaaaaatagAAAGTGTAAGTATTAAAATACGGCGATACCATATTAAATTTAAGGGAGAGTCTACACATAAAAGTCATTTCTTATTGTCATCTGATAATAACCCCTTCTTTTCCCTAACAAAAAATAGTACTAATAAACTTACCATCAAAGGTAAATGATCGAACAAACAACAGGGCAAATACAATCAAAACAACATGTTTAACTCTCCAAATCTGTGAAAAAAAATGAACTAGTAAGAAGCTACAAATTACAAATAGTTAAAGGTGCTGCTATGTGCAAATTCTAACTATGCACTGTATAACCTCAAATGTTACAAATTGAGCCAAAGGGTTCCTCCAAAGGAACAAACCCTATTTAAATCTTCCATCCCCTCTAAATCCAACAAATTTCGGAACTACAAAGTCTGCTGACGAGAAATTGGAGCCATAGGAACAGACGATGAAGGACTATAGAATCCGCTTTCAGATCCTGGAAAAGGTTGATATGGGTTGTTGACCGGAGGAGCTGCATAAGGAGACATACCTGTGACAGAAGGGTATCCAGACAAAGGAGGTGGCTGTAGGGTTGCCCCATAACTGTAAGCCACGTTCGACATTGATCCAGCTGTCTGAATAAACTGAGGTGGCATTGGATATAGCGGCATCGGTGGCAAAGGTGGGAGAGGTGGAGGGGAGGAAGATGGCAGGGGCGGCTGTTCACCACCTGCTGACTGCTGATTTGTTGGGGTAGAATTATTAGCATTCTGATTCTGATTCTGTTGGAGGGACTCGGGATGCGGGAAAGGTGTCAAAGGTGATGGTGGTTGCTGATTCTGAGGTGGCAGAGGGGGTGGTGCTGAAGCATAGGAAGATGCCTCATTCTCAAGTTTAGGTCTCTTATCAGAATGGTGGGGATCATTATCTGTAGAATTACCAAAGGCAACACCTGATACCAATGATGTAAGGACGTGACTCAGCATCTCAGCTGAAGCAGTAGAAGCAGTAAGCTTAGCTGCTACTGCAGCAGCTGCAGATTTCCGGGAATCATCCTCAGCAGCTGCAGCAGACTTATCACTTACAGGGACTTGTCTTGTGTATACAACAGGGTTTGCTTGCCTGTCCCCGGAAGTGAACCCAGGTGGCGCTAAGGAACCATGATCATCTTTCACAACTCGTTCTTCCATTACCACTATGTTGCTGTCCGGACTAACAAACTGTTGACTAACATTAGCAACTTGATCTGATTGCAACTGAGCAGCCTGGATGGATGCCATAAAAAGCAGTCAATGATCAAACATATTAAGTTACTTTCAACTGAATGAAATATGAATCAACTCCAACAGGTAATTCCAAAATGTAAATACCACGACATTACTTTAAATTTGTCAAATCATATGGACACCCCATGACTAAGAAACATCATGAAATAACATCCAGTTTTTTcccttttatttccttttgtaGAGTAAAGCTAAAAACTAAGCACCTTATGGGGATGGAAGGGTAAGCCTAAGAATAACCATTGAATACGACTAAAACACTCCATAAGAGCTAACAATTATTATATGGAAGAGAAATTATGGGATACAAGGGTAAGACTAAGTTATAGTTACGCAACATGTAACTATTAACAACCAACAATCATTATATGGAAAGAGAAACTAACAAGTGTATCAAGATACTGTATTTGACTCATCAAGTGAACTGTAATTTATGACGGAGCAAGACTTACTTGGAGTTGTCTACGCACTTGATCCAGTTTTAGTTCCTGCAAAACAAACATGCATGATTCAGCGCGTTTGTAGAAGAGAAAACCCAATAAAACTTGGTACTTGCAAGAAAAATCCCATTCACCCACCCCATAATACCAAAAGGAAAAGCCACCTATTAGGCTAATAGATATGTGGTTTACTTGAGGAAACCACTTCACACAAAAGtaattttttgaagaatttaccACCAATAACCACCTTAAACCAAGTCGAGCATTTTGGGCCGTTTTAACTCCAAAGTGGCAGTTAACAAAAAATCTTTGTACGTTACAAGCAAAATTCTTAGAATACAAAGCTACCTGCTCTTGAAGAGCATCTCGCAAATGCGATACAAGACTCGCCCTTGAAGCTTCAAGTGTTGTCAGCTGCTCAATGCATTCCCTCAATGCAGCATGCTGTCCTTGAAATTCCTCAGCAAATCCAGATCCGCTGAAATTACCTGTTTACCAAAGTATTATAAAGCATATATGGAAACAAACTACATGACTGGCATGTATACAAGTCATTATCCAAAAATAAGGAAAATATTGTAGTATATGAGGATATTGTAGTATATGAGGCATATGCATCATCTTTCATTCTCTCCAAAAGAAGGTCGAACAAGTGTTTTCcttgtgaaaaaaaaaagacccTTATATATTTGTTTATGTGGCCGAATGCTACAGAAGCTTATGGCAAATACTTTCTTTCTACTTGCTTACTTTTCCTGACTTTGTTGATTCTAAAAAGTTACGAAGGTAATTAGGGTCACAAGAATAATGATACTCAACATTGACAAAGCCAAATCTTGGTCCAAACCATATGCCGTATAGCCTTAGCCTATAGGTTAAATGACATGACATACCTAAAAAGGGTAAAATGGGATATTGGGTCAAATAATATGTAAAGACAAGTCCCAGTTACACTAACTGGTTAATTAAATACATCTTCTGAATACACTGCCAATATCTTGGCCCTTGTATCCTCATTACCAATCAACCACTTGATTGCAGGAAACCTCTGTCTCCTAAAAAGTTGGATATGCTttaaaaatatgaaaaatagATTTTAAAGGGAACATAGTTTGTTGCATGCATTGAATTCCAGGAAGTTGCTACTCGTACAAATCAAGTATTGTACAATTCAAATACAGTTTTAATTGTACTTTTGGACGGCCATACCGCCATATTAAATTCTCTCCCATCTTTGCTCAGTTATTCCTCAGTCCTCACTAATGTTCCAGCATGCATGCATTGATGCATAGATTATGGAATCAACTACAGAACTTCTCAAGAACGAAAATTCCCTCTTTGTCAGTTATTTACCAATCAGCAGTAGTACAAGGCTACAAGCACATTTTTATTACCATTTTGAATCACCATTTCTTTCTGTCAATATGCTACGGCTTTATATATGCAGGAAAGCTTTATGTAATCCAAATCCCTTATATTACACATATGTGATGCGTCCCACCACAACTTCATCTTCACCCAAATTTCTTGGACTCTCATATGCAGCATACCTCTATCATCAAATTGTAATGAGAAGACTCAGACCATCTTCAAAACTTCCTGAATCACCAGACCACTACTTTTCAACAAACTCCATATATAACTCTAGGCTTTGAACTTAAACCTACAGAGAGGACTACTGggaaataaaatacatttactaAACAAAATTTAACTGTAAAGATCAAGAGATGACAGGCCATCACGCACAGCTGAGAGCCATCACATCTGTATTTACTACAGAGTTCAGGTGCTCAAGAATCAAACTAGCATGATTACTTAAATGCTGAAGTAAAGTTTAAAAACGCATCCTTAGCCCCTGGGTAACAACATAAATGCAAGATAATCCTCCATTTATTTATGGTTTACATCTATCTACACATAACATAGAGAAGACAGAATCATAATGAAATTAAATCTGGATAAAGACATTCCAATAAAGCTCTAGACCATACGATAAGGATGAGAAAAGGCCAATGGGAGGAAGCAAATGTAAGAAACTTACCCGAACTTATCCCGCTGCTATTATCCTTTATTAGTTTCTCCAAACAGCTAACGGTATTTGTACATCTACTCAGTAAAGCATCTTCATCCAATTGACCCCCGTAAATAGTTTCATAATCTGAAATTATCTTATCAAacataattccaattgattgtCTCTGTCCATAAATGAGAAAACTTGTGTTAGTAAACACGTCACTATGCAGAAGAAacaatacaaattaattaatcagcAAGTAAGATTCCTCACAAATTTGATGCTGAGTTGCTTCCCACTTTTATTAACAATGTTTTCTGGTTGCCTGGCCACAAACTCTTCCTTCAGAATGTGCCCCCTTGAGCCGAAAACCTTTCTTTCATCCCATATATTAATCTGTATAGACATATAAGCACAGCCAAAAGTTAGAGATCATTAGGTTGTTGGAAAAACAACATACTCGGAAATCTGAGCATAACAACATCCAAGGAAATGATATTTCTTTAGGTTTCTAATATCAAAAGCAGGAGCTCTTTAAGTTGCTGGGAAAAAGATACACTAAAGTCTCAACATAGCAACATTGGAGAAACCAAAATTTCCTTTGTTTACTAATATCACAAATAACCCTTTCATTTTCACGCCCACATTCTACTTCTAACAACATGTACGGTATTAGTGGCCCACATCATACAACATGCAAAACTTTCAACAACCATTCCCACTTACTTTCATCAACCCCGTCATTTACAAAAAAATGCCTAATGCTCATATTACAATTTGGTGCATCATCCTCACGGCTTCATCTTACCAGCCGTCAGTCCGGTTCTCTATCTACAATACTAGAAATTCTCAGGCAACATGGTTTACAGGGATCACCTAGCACAATGTGTCATAAGAATTTTCAAAAGTCACCTCATCCAGCCTATTTGTTTCTATTTAACTCCATTTCCCAATAGAATCTGACTACATGAATTGTCCCTTACCTCATACTCTCATAGTTCCTGACATAAGGTTAGAACTCTAGCCAAGTCCAAATTCATTTCAAGAGACAGTCTTTTTTAGGCAACAAAAACACAAAGCACCCCTTTAACAAgatctcttaataaacttttatCCTTCTACGCATTATGAGCTCCTTAAAGCAGACCAAAAAAATTCAGTTCATATTAAGAACATGGTGAAATCCAGATGTTTTTTTATAGCCATTCCTAGCCTCTACCATCTTAAGCAAATgcatgaaaaaaaataaaaaataaaaatgtcttACATGTTTCCAGCACCTAACACCAATAACTTGTAACAATGCACTCAATTAGGAAGAGTGAAGGACAGCCTCCTAAAACTCTAGCACATTCCTATTACCATCCTTAGTTTAAAAAAGCAGCCTTCAGCGCCTTGCGCTCTCCAGGCTCACTGATGTCAACCAGGCGCGCGCCTTCGTGTGCCTTTGTGCAAGGCGCTGCCTTCAGTCTTCAGGCGCAATAAGATGACGTGGAtcttttatttacatttttttttcttttttaatgatATAAACACACCCCATGTGACCTATCAACAGTCATATCTCTACAACCTTAGCTTTTTGGGTAGTGGAAGTAGCATAATATgagttaattttcatatttccaGAATTCCAGCTTATAATTACCATAGAAGGTTCTAATTTTGGCACTCCATCGACGGGATCACGCAATGCTTATGAACCGGCAAGAAAATATGGCACTCCAATAGAAATACGTTGTTTTGAGTATaaattgtgttaatttttttctataccgaattttaaggtttattaGAACATTATGTGCGCCTTGTATCCAAAAGGCGCACGCCTGAGCCTTGCGCCTTGCGCCTAGGCTCCATGACACTTGTGCGCCTTAGTGCGCCTTGCGCCTTTTTAAACTAAGTTACCATCATTCATCTATGAACCCCAGGAAAAGTAAAAGTTCCAAACCTTAATCCCACATCACTAGTCGTCAATAAAAACTAGAAGACTAGAACCCTAAACCTTATCAGCTTTTACCAAATGTCTCTCtaaaacattaatttctataATCTCTATCTACTTTCTCACAATCGATGAATAactttaatttctagggttttccaTCACAGCCCTACAAATTTGTTTAGAACCACGGGGGTCTTAGTACTGTATGATGGCAGTCTGGCGGAGGTATGGCAGACAGACAGTCAAGGCCATATGGTTCAGCAGGTTAGGTAGGTTTCTACTAAGTATCAAATATGAATTTGATGCTTCTTCTGTTTTTCTCTTCTCCTTTCAGCTTGTTTGGCCTCGAATCTCTTCTGCACAAAATAACCATGTGTTCCAAGTATTCCTGTCTCCCGCTAGTTGTTCTGGGGCATcctatgtgtttttttttttttttgccttgcAGTATCCAAAACATTTTACATGCACAAAATGCCACATTCTTAGCATTTCTGAGCTTTTCAATCATACCCCAGGTGAATATCCATCAAAAGGTAGTGACAGATGGAATAAAGCAGTAACCTGAATAGTGAGGAGATCTAATATTAGATGTCACTTACAAGTTACAGAGAGACTCACCAGTCTACGAGCTGCATTTTTCCCAAAATCATCCCCATTGCGTATAACATCGCGAAGTGCTTCGGGGAGGACTCTCCAAAATTCAGCAACAAACTCGGCACCCTTCCTCCGACTATTCTGCAAGATATCATTCGCAAGATATAAAAAGGCCAGCCTTTGCTCACGCGGGGAGCTATGATATTGTCGGTCCCATGTCTCAACCACTAGTTTTGCTTTATTCATGTGAAAAATACACCAATGCGAAAGAGCTTTTAT
This genomic stretch from Spinacia oleracea cultivar Varoflay chromosome 3, BTI_SOV_V1, whole genome shotgun sequence harbors:
- the LOC110799706 gene encoding actin cytoskeleton-regulatory complex protein PAN1; translated protein: MGSTFNPQILVEKLTKLNNSQQSIETLSHWCIFHMNKAKLVVETWDRQYHSSPREQRLAFLYLANDILQNSRRKGAEFVAEFWRVLPEALRDVIRNGDDFGKNAARRLINIWDERKVFGSRGHILKEEFVARQPENIVNKSGKQLSIKFRQSIGIMFDKIISDYETIYGGQLDEDALLSRCTNTVSCLEKLIKDNSSGISSGNFSGSGFAEEFQGQHAALRECIEQLTTLEASRASLVSHLRDALQEQELKLDQVRRQLQAAQLQSDQVANVSQQFVSPDSNIVVMEERVVKDDHGSLAPPGFTSGDRQANPVVYTRQVPVSDKSAAAAEDDSRKSAAAAVAAKLTASTASAEMLSHVLTSLVSGVAFGNSTDNDPHHSDKRPKLENEASSYASAPPPLPPQNQQPPSPLTPFPHPESLQQNQNQNANNSTPTNQQSAGGEQPPLPSSSPPPLPPLPPMPLYPMPPQFIQTAGSMSNVAYSYGATLQPPPLSGYPSVTGMSPYAAPPVNNPYQPFPGSESGFYSPSSSVPMAPISRQQTL